In Plasmodium falciparum 3D7 genome assembly, chromosome: 8, the following proteins share a genomic window:
- a CDS encoding FAD-dependent monooxygenase, putative, which produces MKVRKTFVLIIGGGPTGITSGLYLQKYNIPHILIEKDKSIEKIPKAHYYNNQTMEAWRCLYHLDKCFMNETEKLDLWKNFQYSLSMHKEKIISIYNNFINKYTYKNTYYEDISPSKVTHLSQYKLLGILYNYYFFNIKVNKKKREFLKNIKLKFSTYKILKCIYENSVINNEVNDKHIHNVHDKHIHNVHDKHIHNVHDKHIYNSHDKHIYNVHDKHIYNVHDKHIYNVHDKHIYNVHDKHIYNSHDKKKEDLINDKFLKCCSYDISQMLIGYEFVDFIKNINDLKNIDNLSLSQEEKIILEKMCMDNMSHDNKYRVPMNSNVDPCDVSKDMKENYKYEDNNYNSTNNCFENSANYVLTKIRNVETNLEEIVLSNYVFVCEGGKSNIKNFLNINDENIKNYMKFINIHFSSKYLSTLMIYNPSMLYFLFNEYIGILVCHDYKKGNVVLHIPYLTKREMLLYSNPNKIKEIINKLIGFNLYDIHIYNIYKWTMYSSIASTFIDNYTKRIFLLGDSAHKLPPSGGFGLNLGIGDVLNISWKIIRIFNLHQKKINQFVFNKTIKNKSTDLNDYLCNDTRLSNSFLNLIKKEIKIQDFIMNTLFTEKEKNMIYNYIHSYNIERKLVANFTISQAVNNYEKGKNIPYILGYNQDNILIDKLSKMCNFKSTNCHNNNNNNNNNNNNKNNNNNNKSCGTYIYNYNNYGSHTFGGYNKLHVRILQNSLIFHTLLQGSKKIINMLNQIPFIFSYKKKKIKNLVNTRENVLGLLYPGADFCYSYINTLNNLEEYINHHKIIKNNTSNYNHIYNPNMLHINNNSNNNNYDKDEQMENQNDHNEIKILPKKYDNINTINNVYEKNNLEHKYENHIHINEMHNDKKFSSEYINNNNKKYNFAKSMTTCSSYNFQNNYDKEENKLYDTNKKQDKNKIFSSNNNMESIPKLKVCKNIYEYEIPNIIGSKIPHFNLYTLDKNYVYKLSSVDLPILNNPSLSILIILFDELLLYETINFLLLNNIPNDKFSLCLWDSDVFLYKDKTSGNMKLIKEEMYNNIDNKNISMDHVQINDYVLFKKENGEQEPIGDISYVKHINGITNKNINDNKKNNKKKNNNNNNNNNSYNNNYNNSYNYSHRGKRSINYVFTSRIIKEMFLNIVGVKSNNAYVILRPDKHIISVSVNNLFDEIKKINNIYI; this is translated from the coding sequence ATGAAGGTAAGAAAAACGTTTGTTTTAATTATAGGTGGAGGGCCAACAGGTATAACAAGTGGATTGTATTTacagaaatataatatacctCATATATTGATCGAAAAGGATAAAAGTATAGAAAAGATTCCCAAAgctcattattataataatcaaacTATGGAAGCATGGAGATGTTTATATCATTTAGATAAATGTTTTATGAATGAAACCGAAAAATTAGATCTATGGAAAAATTTTCAATATTCCTTAAGTATgcataaagaaaaaattataagtatatataataattttataaataaatatacatataaaaatacctATTATGAAGATATTAGTCCATCTAAAGTTACCCATTTGTctcaatataaattattaggtattttatataattattatttttttaatattaaagttaataaaaaaaaacgtgaatttttaaaaaatataaaattaaaattttcaacatataaaatattaaaatgtatatatgaaaatagtGTTATCAATAATGAAGTGAATgataaacatatacataatgtTCATgataaacatatacataatgtTCATgataaacatatacataatgttcatgataaacatatatataattctcatgataaacatatatataatgttcatgataaacatatatataatgttcatgataaacatatatataatgttcatgataaacatatatataatgttcatgataaacatatatataattctcatgataaaaaaaaagaagatctTATTAATGATAAGTTTTTAAAATGTTGTTCCTATGATATATCTCAAATGTTAATAGGATATGAATTTGttgattttataaaaaatataaatgatttaaaaaacatTGATAACTTATCATTATCACAAGAGGAAAAAATCATATTAGAAAAAATGTGTATGGATAATATGTCTCATGACAATAAATATAGAGTACCTATGAATTCAAATGTTGATCCTTGTGATGTCTCAAAAGATatgaaagaaaattataaatatgaagataataattataatagtacTAATAATTGTTTTGAAAATTCAGCAAATTATGTATTAACTAAGATCAGAAATGTCGAAACCAATTTAGAGGAAATTGTATTAAGTAATTATGTATTTGTTTGTGAAGGTGGGAAAagtaatataaagaatttcttaaatattaatgatgaaaatataaagaattatatgaaatttataaatatacatttcagttctaaatatttaagtacattaatgatatataatccatcgatgttatattttttatttaatgaatatataggTATCTTAGTATGTcatgattataaaaaaggaaatgtaGTATTACATATTCCTTATTTAACCAAAAGAGAAATGTTACTTTATAGTAACcctaataaaattaaagaaattatcaataaattaataggttttaatttatatgatatacatatatataatatatataaatggacTATGTATAGTTCTATTGCTTCTACCTTTATAGATAATTATACAAAACGTATATTTCTATTAGGAGATTCAGCACATAAATTACCACCTTCAGGAGGATTTGGATTAAATTTGGGTATAGGAGATGTACTTAATATTTCTTGGaaaattataagaatttttaatttacatcaaaagaaaataaaccaatttgtttttaataaaactattaaaaataaatctaCTGATCTAAATGATTACTTATGTAATGATACTAGACTTTCTAATTCTTTtcttaatttaattaaaaaggaaataaaaatccAAGACTTTATAATGAATACCTTATTTACtgagaaggaaaaaaatatgatatataattatatccaCTCTTATAATATAGAGAGGAAGTTGGTGGCCAATTTTACTATTTCGCAGGCtgtaaataattatgaaaagggaaaaaatataCCATATATTTTGGGCTACAACCaggataatatattaatagataAGTTATCAAAAATGTGTAACTTTAAATCTACAAATTGccacaacaacaacaacaacaacaacaacaataataataataagaataataataataataataaaagttgtggtacttatatatataattacaacaATTATGGTAGTCATACCTTTGGGGGATATAACAAACTTCATGTTAGGATTCTACAAAATTCTCTCATTTTTCATACCCTTCTTCAAGGTTCCAAGAAAATTATCAACATGCTTAATCAAATcccatttattttttcttataaaaaaaaaaaaataaaaaatttagtaAACACAAGGGAAAACGTTTTAGGCTTATTATATCCAGGGGCCGATTTTTgttattcttatattaatacattaaataatctggaggaatatataaatcatcataagataattaaaaataatacctCTAATTAtaaccatatatataatcccaatatgttacatataaataataatagtaataataataattatgataaggATGAACAAATGGAAAATCAAAACGAtcataatgaaataaaaattttaccaaagaaatatgataatataaacactataaataatgtatatgaaaaaaataatttggaacataaatatgaaaatcatatacatataaatgaaatgcataatgataaaaaatttagttcagaatatattaataataacaacaaaaaatataattttgcaAAAAGTATGACCACTTGTAGttcttataattttcaaaataattatgataaggaggaaaacaaattatatgataCTAACAAAAAACAAGATAAGAACAAAATTTTTtctagtaataataatatggaatcTATTCCTAAATTAAAagtttgtaaaaatatatatgaatatgaaaTACCTAATATAATTGGATCCAAAATACCACACTTCAATCTCTATACAttagataaaaattatgtttataaattatCATCAGTTGATTTACCTATATTAAATAACCCTTCATTATCTATTCTGATTATTCTTTTTGACGAATTACTTTTGTATGAAacaattaattttttgttactTAATAATATACCAAATGACAAGTTTTCTTTGTGTCTATGGGACTCAGATGTTTTCCTATATAAAGATAAGACAAGTGGGAACATGAAATtgataaaagaagaaatgtataataatatagataataaaaatatatctatggATCACGTTCAAATAAATGActatgttttatttaaaaaggaGAATGGTGAGCAGGAACCCATTGGGGACATTTCTTATGTGAAACATATAAATGGGATTaccaataaaaatataaatgataataaaaaaaataataaaaaaaaaaataataataataataataataataatagttacaataataattataataatagttataaTTATAGTCATAGGGGGAAAAGATCTATTAATTATGTATTTACCTCAcgtattataaaagaaatgttTTTAAACATTGTAGGGGTTAAGTCAAATAATGCTTATGTTATTTTAAGACCCGATAAGCATATTATATCTGTTAgtgttaataatttatttgatgaaataaaaaaaataaataatatatatatatga
- a CDS encoding importin subunit beta, putative, with translation MESSNIGQILYATVDPNINIRSEAENKLKLAKESNFVQYINQLSNEFCKSENDPYLRQIAGLLIKNAFTSKDNYESEEKARTWLNFPEDIKMELKNNLLVLLSQQSDKIVIGTACQIISIIAKIELSHNKSSELLHKLVNNIIEKNAYTKKSSTVCLAYLTEDIADVCNESKSKYAFTQPDLDLILTAIINSLCEPAEESTHCANMKVLYNLMSFIEHNFKTQVERDIIMKTVIDGCKDTERQSVQIAAYECLINIVSYFYSYLDAYMYAIGPLTWVAIESENERIAISAIEFWNTVCEEETFIDQYELQEGKKNHNIVKQAMVFLLPKIFNAMITQESEDIDIDAWTLSMASATFLALSAQLLKNDIVEPVISFVEENFIHEDWRRRDAAVLAYGSIMEGPDTEKLKPLVEESVGQLSEVLRDPSVAVRDTAAWTIGKITTYHSEIIYNVLGSYNDSNSLYGILLERLNDYPRVAANVCWVFNQLAVNKRTSYNKMTNSYVTDLDDSFCVLCKKLIDVSSREDSDIRNLREAAFNALNVVILSVSDNCLKYMIELLSHMMYLLTNTYLNPLTEEVKSLQGYYCGTMQFIINRLGNQCKPFLKPIYLSIFRLFEIRTDICEDALLACSAIINVMAEDFREHLKTFLNVIFKGLKNVSETSTCKICIEMISDICIPWTSEYEKEMEAILECLWEALKTFGVHDSIKISILTVLGDIATALNRSFSKYLNFFANILSETSKITITSGSPDSDDWVNYVFELRDAILLTYSNIIYALIDGNEINKLKPYIPNILDFIELILIKEINHFNAQNFQNSVSLLGDLVHAYGYELIENSKLTDLIISVYGKIDILSSQGDEKCETCVSKIKWLKRICNARLSQK, from the coding sequence atggaatcAAGCAACATTGGTCAGATTTTATACGCTACTGTAGATcccaatataaatattcgtTCAGAAGCAgagaataaattaaaattagcTAAGGAAAGTAATTttgtacaatatataaatcaattATCGAATGAATTTTGTAAGAGTGAGAATGATCCATATTTAAGACAAATAGCCGgtttattaataaagaatGCTTTTACTTCGAAAGATAATTATGAAAGTGAAGAAAAAGCTAGGACATGGCTAAATTTTCCAGAAGATATAAAGatggaattaaaaaataatttattagttTTGTTAAGTCAACAAAGTGATAAGATAGTTATAGGAACTGCTTGTCAAATAATATCTATAATAGCTAAGATTGAATTATCACATAATAAATCATCTgaattattacataaattagtaaataatataattgaaaaaaatgcttatacaaaaaaatcaTCAACAGTATGTTTAGCTTATTTAACAGAAGATATTGCTGATGTATGTAATGAAAGTAAATCAAAATATGCATTTACTCAACCAGATTTGGATTTAATATTAACAGCAATAATAAATTCTTTATGTGAGCCTGCAGAGGAATCAACGCATTGTGCAAATATgaaagtattatataatttaatgtcATTTATTGAGCATAATTTTAAAACTCAAGTTGAAAgagatataataatgaaaactGTTATAGATGGATGTAAGGATACTGAACGTCAGAGTGTACAAATAGCAGCATATGAatgtttaataaatattgttagttatttttattcGTATTTAGATGCATATATGTATGCTATAGGTCCATTAACATGGGTAGCTATCGAATCAGAAAATGAAAGAATAGCAATAAGTGCAATTGAATTTTGGAATACAGTTTGTGAGGAAGAAACATTTATAGATCAATATGAATTAcaagaaggaaaaaaaaatcataatataGTAAAACAGGCAATGGTATTTTTATTAcctaaaatatttaatgcaATGATAACACAAGAAAGTGAAGATATAGATATAGATGCATGGACCTTATCTATGGCATCAGCTACTTTTTTAGCTCTAAGTGcacaattattaaaaaatgatatagtAGAACCTGTTATATCATTTGTAGAAGAAAATTTTATACATGAAGATTGGAGAAGAAGAGATGCTGCTGTATTAGCTTATGGTTCTATTATGGAGGGTCCAGATACCGAAAAATTAAAACCTTTAGTTGAAGAATCAGTTGGACAATTATCTGAAGTTTTAAGAGATCCATCTGTTGCTGTTCGTGATACAGCTGCCTGGACTATAGGTAAAATAACAACATATCATTCTGagattatttataatgtattaGGAAGTTATAATGATAGTAATTCTTTATATGGTATATTATTAGAAAGATTAAATGATTATCCAAGAGTAGCTGCTAATGTTTGTTGGGTGTTTAATCAATTAGCTGTAAATAAAAGAACATCATACAATAAAATGACAAATAGTTATGTAACAGATTTAGATGATTCCTTTTGTgtattatgtaaaaaattaattgatGTAAGTTCAAGAGAAGATTCTGATATCCGAAATTTAAGAGAAGCAGCATTTAATGCCTTAAATGTAGTTATTTTAAGTGTATCTGACAACtgcttaaaatatatgattgaATTATTATCACATATGATGTATTTATTAACAAATACTTATCTAAATCCATTAACTGAAGAAGTTAAATCATTACAAGGATATTATTGTGGTACTATGCAATTTATAATTAACAGATTAGGTAATCAATGTAAACCATTTTTGAAACCAATTTATTTAAGTATCTTCAGATTATTTGAAATAAGAACAGATATATGTGAAGATGCTTTATTAGCATGTAGTGCTATTATTAATGTTATGGCTGAAGATTTTAGAGAACatttaaaaacatttttaaatgttatatttaaagGATTAAAAAATGTTTCTGAAACATCAACatgtaaaatatgtatagAAATGATATCAGATATATGTATCCCATGGACATCtgaatatgaaaaagaaatggAAGCTATACTTGAATGTTTATGGGAAGCTCTTAAAACTTTTGGAGTACATGATTCTATAAAAATTAGTATTCTAACAGTATTAGGTGATATAGCTACAGCATTAAATAGAAGCTTCTCAAAATATCTTAATTTCTTTGCAAATATCTTATCAGAAACATCCAAAATTACTATTACATCAGGATCACCTGATAGTGATGATTGGGTAAATTATGTTTTTGAATTAAGAGATGCTattttattaacatatagtaatattatttatgcaCTTATTGAtggaaatgaaataaataaacttAAACCTTATATACCAAATATTCTAGATTTTAttgaattaatattaattaaagaAATTAATCATTTTAATGCTCAAAATTTTCAGAACTCGGTATCCTTATTAGGAGATCTTGTACATGCATATGGATATGAACTAATAGAAAATTCCAAACTAACCGATTTAATTATATCTGTATATGGAAAAATTGACATTTTATCTAGTCAAGGTGATGAAAAATGTGAAACCTGTGTTTCCAAAATCAAATGGTTGAAAAGAATTTGTAACGCCAGATTATCACAAAAATGA
- a CDS encoding ATP synthase-associated protein, putative encodes MLSKGNVKNLATDEINEMIDNSLKSGDTDEAPYFLQQNNIYWETGHRTYIPFFHFMIHKYTTKIIDDQIRKFTESVKSVHHTPYVFHKDGYFRSYYGDPDINMVFNLKKNTNFIFNSTGTHNSYSLLCNNNTYDKSTHIFDQVLMSAFKLDLKSVLENNV; translated from the exons atgttatcgAAAGGAAATGTGAAAAATCTAGCCACAGATGAGATAAACGAAATGATTGATAATTCTTTAAAATCAGGGGATACAGATGAAGCACCTTATTTTTtacaacaaaataatatttattggGAAACAGGCCACAGAACTTATATCCCTTTTTTCCATTTCAtgatacataaatatacGACTAAAATTATAGATGAtcaa ataaGAAAATTCACAGAAAGTGTAAAGAGTGTTCATCATACACCATATGTATTTCATAAGGATGGATATTTCAGAAGTTATTATGGGGATCCAGATATTAATATGGTTTtcaatttaaagaaaaatacaaactttatttttaattcaaCAGGTACTCATAATTCATATAgtttattatgtaataataatacttatgATAAGTCTACTCATATATTTGATCAGGTACTTATGAGCGCCTTTAAATTAGACTTAAAGAGTGTATTGGAAAATAATGTATAA
- a CDS encoding heptatricopeptide repeat and RAP domain-containing protein, putative, whose protein sequence is MIKGDEKRGKKKKKMFHFNNNRIILNSFKKFIRTGKYKDQVINYKEIFFEKKEEKNEEDINILKLIHIEDFKICKPKKKSFNKKKIVDKEEEKKEWTPRIIHRKDDIKNEERNEHLKLNESNINKEKENYINVGTHHSYNFNKMNSHSTKKCNNYINNNYKNPKKNIIYLTNFTVTNSFINKKYYIIKKPKKNSDVEEDELMLHEKRSLELLNKIKWRNEQNEDENRIVGNIEKNELYENMNGSFNNLNNGNHSDKKVHLLNSLTFDNKDKIIKKIYKSSINHVRDENLWKKYVQNVFIISSYLDCPDIVILFWCFSKIGYRDNRLVNLLCSIVLKKINELSPCAIALLLNSFKKLEIKKYDTIELLTNQFCFHLSNSTYQDIALVSNSLSFFYIYHKNYWKKCILKLQNNSYITCPLHLCLILSAFARLDIREGNILLSFSKVAKRLVPDMSPNNLALIIHSFAKLKFVHPKFFNYLFQHVHKYLDKQLEIIYKVEEKITKGSNNNNNDNNNNDNNNDNNNDNNNNNNYYDYDEDALYSKKNKTVIKHCDNYRNNVIINDNVQDKEELNKLDEHLSGIKNVEEDKYSKNIMINNNYDAEENCKIIENKKKSYFNKEATAKHTPFVEHNNKNEISENNNVNHNIKTNNSYINKCSKLNDNKKKMFDLQSLVLLLYSSTCLITCTEQMTLKLIYLIMPHKDYLGDHKIDKLKYVSDYLQNLFPSTFETFPKNVKDFFYYIDTYEIKKKKLKYSARWINELSRILTKMNVDHIRNVYINNICTDIMLTSTNVIIKCLGPYSYYINSLVTTSISDLKLKILESKKYKVINLSYHDWNKLNDYEEKIKFLYSFGRHAANIFFINNKQESVNEQRNNQSISRSQLNKNEKGVQDIDIKLKMNYPHNMKNQNIKSHSQSSIEFDEKIQMDEHFSSDEEDEILNFLEKQKGTMDINRNDYNDDIEKIKNYLSFPGGSNGHNA, encoded by the coding sequence atgataaaaggTGATGAaaaaaggggaaaaaaaaaaaaaaaaatgtttcatTTTAACAATAACcgtattattttaaattcatTTAAGAAGTTTATTAGAACGGGTAAATATAAAGACCAggtaattaattataaagagatattttttgaaaagaaagaagaaaaaaatgaagaggatataaacattttaaaattaatacatattgaggattttaaaatttgtaaaccgaaaaagaaaagttttaataaaaagaaaattgttGATAaagaggaagaaaaaaaggagTGGACGCCTCGCATTATTCATAGAAAGGacgatataaaaaatgaagaaaggAACGAACATTTAAAGTTAAATGaatcaaatataaataaggaaaaagagaattatataaatgtaggTACACATCattcttataattttaataaaatgaattcaCATAGTactaaaaaatgtaataattatataaataataattataagaatccaaaaaagaatattatttatttaactaATTTTACCGTTACTAAtagttttattaataaaaagtattatataattaaaaaaccaaaaaaaaattctgatGTAGAGGAGGATGAATTAATGTTACATGAGAAAAGATCACTTGAACttttgaataaaataaaatggagGAATGAACAGAATGAGGATGAAAATAGAATTGTAGGTAATATAGAAAAGaatgaattatatgaaaatatgaatgGATCGTTtaataatttgaataatGGTAATCATAGTGATAAGAAAgttcatttattaaattcattGACTTTTGATAATAaggataaaattattaaaaagatataCAAATCATCAATTAATCATGTAAGGGATGAAAATTTGtggaaaaaatatgtacagaatgtttttattatatcttcatATTTGGATTGTCCTGAcattgtaatattattttggtGTTTTAGTAAAATAGGATATAGAGATAATAGATTAgtaaatttattatgttcaatcgttttaaaaaagataaatgaATTAAGTCCATGTGCGAttgcattattattaaatagttttaaaaaattagaaattaaaaaatatgataccATAGAATTATTAACAAATCAATTTTGTTTTCATTTATCAAATAGTACATATCAAGATATAGCTCTAGTTTCGAattctttatcttttttttatatttatcataaaaattattggaaaaaatgtatattaaaattacaaaataattcatatattacCTGTCCATTACATTTATGTCTAATTTTATCAGCATTCGCTAGACTTGATATAAGGGaaggaaatattttattatcttttagtAAAGTTGCTAAACGTCTAGTTCCTGATATGTCACCTAATAATTTAGCTTTAATTATTCATTCATTTGCAAAGTTAAAATTTGTTCATcctaaattttttaattatcttTTTCAACATGTTCATAAGTATTTGGATAAGCAActtgaaataatatacaaggttgaagaaaaaataactAAAGggagtaataataataataatgacaataataataatgacaataataatgacaataataatgacaataataataataataattattatgattatgatGAGGATGCATTATATAgtaaaaagaacaaaacaGTTATTAAACATTGCGATAATTATAGAAACAATGTAATTATTAATGATAATGTTCAAGACAAGGAAGAACTTAATAAATTGGATGAACACTTATCCGGAATTAAAAATGTGGAAGAAgataaatattcaaaaaatattatgataaataataattatgatgcagaagaaaattgtaaaataatagaaaataaaaaaaaaagctattttaataaagaagCAACAGCAAAACATACACCTTTTGttgaacataataataagaatgaaatttctgaaaataataatgtgaatcataatataaagacaaataatagttatattaataaatgctCAAAacttaatgataataaaaaaaagatgttCGATTTACAATCacttgttttattattatattctagtACCTGTTTAATTACTTGCACAGAACAAATGacattaaaattaatttatttgataatGCCACATAAAGATTATTTAGGTGATCATAAAATAGATAAGCTCAAATATGTAAGCGATTATCTACAAAACCTTTTCCCATCCACTTTTGAAACATTTccaaaaaatgtaaaagattttttttattatatagatacatatgaaataaaaaaaaaaaaattaaaatatagtGCACGATGGATTAACGAATTATCACGTATTCTAACTAAAATGAATGTAGATCATATAAGAaatgtatacataaataatatatgtacagaTATCATGTTAACTTCAAcaaatgttattataaaatgtcTAGGCCCATACAGTTATTATATCAACTCCTTAGTAACCACATCGATATCTGATTTAAAGTTGAAAATATTAGAaagcaaaaaatataaagtaatAAATTTAAGTTATCATGATTggaataaattaaatgactatgaagaaaaaattaaattcttATACTCTTTTGGACGACATGCAGCcaacatttttttcataaataataaacaagaATCGGTAAACGAACAAAGAAATAACCAATCTATATCCAGATCACAACTAAACAAGAATGAAAAGGGTGTACaagatatagatataaaactaaaaatgaattatccTCACAACAtgaaaaatcaaaatataaaatctcATTCACAATCTTCCATTGAGTTTGatgaaaaaatacaaatggATGAACATTTTTCATctgatgaagaagatgaaaTATTGAACTTTTTGGAAAAGCAAAAAGGTACAATGGATATAAATCgaaatgattataatgatgatatagaaaaaattaaaaattatttgtcTTTCCCAGGTGGCTCAAATGGACATAATGCCTGA